The following DNA comes from Hypomesus transpacificus isolate Combined female chromosome 5, fHypTra1, whole genome shotgun sequence.
CACAACATTAGCTCATATTGTAACCCTGATCGAGAGCATAACTAGTGTAGGTATAGTAGGGACTGGAGACAATAACAAGGCCTCACTCCTCAATTTCGCAAGTGTTGGGTCTcttgctagctggctagctagctaccaacAACGGCATGTTAGCCTAATTGCTACTCTGGGTGTGAACAAGTCACGTCCTTGTTTTTCTTGTCATTGCTGGCGCCGTATCGCCAAGAAGGTGAAATTGCGTTGCGCTTGGAACTTACTTCTCCTTGCGACGATAATTTGTTTAATCTCCTAATCCTTAGATTTAGGGATTTCTCTGCTACAACTTCACTAGCAGCTTTTTAATGATGAAAATGGCCGAAGACAATTCCGGTGTTCAGCTAGAAACTTCCGGTGTAAATCGAACTCAACCATGTGTCATCGATGGAGAATCATGATGACCCATTGTAACATGTCATTACTTTCACCTAAAGTGTATTTCACTTTTAACTACAGAGTTATTTTAGAGGTTAAATAATTATTATAAAACACTGGAATCTAATGGAATGAACACAGCCACGGCGAAGTGTATTACATTGTGACAAGCGCTCAGTTTATTCTACAATTACAACTCCACACAGCTCGTGGCGCTGTCGCCATTCTTGACCTGATTTTATACTGTAGCCACATCAGTGACGTAGCGTAAACTCACTACATTTGCGGTGAACAGTAGCAGCAGCGGTGAGCTGTAATGGATAACTGTACTGGTCCCtcacattttatttgtatctatatactgttgtattgtatatgtgGGCTTTCATTTGGTACTGAACTTAGTTTTGTGACGTGCGGTTCAGTCGTGAAACTCTTGAATGTAAAGCATAATGTGAGACTTCACTCGCATGACGTGCGCTACGGTTCTGGTGAGTCAGTCCTGATTTTAGCTCGGATCCCGTTTGATGTGTTTAGACTTttactacgtgtgtgtgtgcgcaaacgAACCTCTTTGTGTCAGGTAGTGGACAGCAGTCGGTGACAGGAGTCACCACCGTAGAGGATAGTAATAGTTACTGGAGCGTGCGTGGCACTATTGGCGCCATGTGCCACCGTGGGATCCCCGTCAAGTGTGGCCAGACCATCCGCCTGACACATGTCAACACAGGGAGGAACCTTCACAGCCACTACTTTACCTCCCCACTTTCCTCCAATCAGGTCGGCTTTATGCTCCAGTAGCAAATAGATTAACACAGCTGACAGCACATACTTCACAAACCCAACAACGCACTCTCTCATTCACACCCCCTCTCTCGTTATAATTTGTTCTCTTTCAAGGAGGTGAGTGCATTTGGCGAAGACGGGGAGGGGGACAACCTTGATGAGTGGACGGTCCAATGCGGGGGCTCCGTGTGGCAGCGGGAAGAGGCCGTCCGCTTCCTCCACGCCGCTACCGAGACTCTGCTGTCAGTGACAGGGGAGCAGTATGGGCGACCCATCCACGGACAGAGGGAGGTACACGCCATGGCAGGCTCCAGCCAGCACAGCTTGTGGAAAGCCATGGAAGGCATCTACATGAAGCCTAGCGAGAGCCCGCTAGGTAGCAGGGACTACAGCCATCCTCTACACACAGAGTTCTGaacctgacccctccccccccaccccccgaccCCCCTCTGCTACCCACGTTAATACTGCTTCCTGTCTTTCggtattctttctttctctttctctcaacttCTTAAATCCATCCTTTCTCTGTCCTGCTTCTGTTTTGGCTCTGTTTCCTTTCCTTCTCCATCATcctccccttttcttttttgAGGACACATTTGCGCACAAGTGCCAAAGTGTATCAAGGTATGGTTATAATTGGTCTCGAGACCCATACCTGGGTACACACAGGATTGATACACTAAAGACTGAATCATAACCCAACCTCAGGGCGACAGATCGCTCTGTACCCCCTTCTGACTGAAGACGAGACAGGAAATGACCCGATCTGGCCATTCAAGCCTATAAACACAGTTCATATGATGTCACGGGTGCTATATTACCATGTGTTATGTTCTGGTTTTTGTACAGTGTTTGTCATTGTATGCCTGTTACAGTACATATGACTGAGTAATAGTGTCTTAGAAGGGAAGAGTAGAATGGAATGTATTAAACTTATCTCCGTATGAGTGTTCATATCACCACAACAGACATATTGTAGAGATTGTTTATATATTGGACAGACAGTATGTGTGATTTTGTGATTGTGACTCCTATTAGTTTTGGGAAATGAGTACCAACTCTGTTCCCATGTAATCCTGACAAATAGACTTGTAGCAAAACAGCATTGTTACACTGGTGCCTTTATTATATCGTAAGGACATGTGTGGTTTGCATTATAAACAAGCAATGGTTTTAATAATTGAGGGGCACTTGATCATAGAAACGGATCAACGTTAATATTCACATTCAGATTCAGTattacacacacaggacatatTCTCCATTGAATAAGCTGAGACAAAAAGCCTGCCTGTTTTCTGTGTTCATTGCAGTATTATCTGTCTCACTGCCACAGCTGTCAGGCAGCTAACATGGACACCTCATTACCGCAGACAGATGTCATGGCAATGTCTTCTTCTGCGGCTGTAGGTGTCTCTTGCCCCAGGTGGAAGGGCAGTGTTTTAAGTTTTGGAACAATGCTGTTTTCACTTTGTATAAAATGTAACTGATACCTCAGAATAAATATGTTTTGCGCATCCTAGCATGTCCTGTCCTTGTGCTCTgatagaaaatatatttttactaCCGGCATATGTCATTCATATGAGGTGCAATTATCAAGCTTGTCTTTTATCACTGTTAATCAGTATATATAGCATTTGGCCAGCATAGTTATATTGTTTTTATATCCTTTCCTATGTTGTCACATTCCCTTTACACCGCCCATATGTTTGAGGAATAAACCATTTTGAATGATCTAACCAAGTGTGACAGATGTTAAGACAGAATGACAGATGTTAATACCGATTGGCCTCACTGCTCCAGCAGAGTCCTCTACTCACAGATTGGCATAACAGGTGCAGTGGCCCACCCATAATGCACCTGGTTTAACAGGGTCACAGGTCCCAGAAGCCACCAGGACTACACATTTGTGGATTTAAATGAAgcactgaaaatgtgtgttaaCGTGTGTCATCCACCTCAGGGTCAGTCCAGTCACATCAGCTACGTCTGTGGTGTTCCGAGTCCtggctgaggaggggaggagacatgaggacaATGTGCATTGCACAAAAGTAGACACTGGTACTTCAATGTCCAAGCTCCTCTCCATGACCTCACCTACTGAGGTGAGGATACGCTCGTGCACCTTgacggagagagacactgacaggTTTGAATAATTCATTAACCTCAGGGACTGTCCTGGAAGCAGCAGGCGGACTCGGTGGGGATAATCTTGTCATACGGTAATATATAACATGAGATGATGGTTCAATACATAATAAATGTTCCCAGCTTtagttacagtacatttacgGTACTCATTTATTTAAGTAAAACAATGATTATAGTAATTATCAAACAACAGTTAGTCTGTGGTTATTTTATAGGCCTATAACTTCTATGCTTACTTTGAGACAATTATCTATAAATACGTCTACTTCTTAAGCTACCTCTTAAAACAGGACTTGTGGCAATGCATGACAAATGTCTGAACCTGTTCAGATGGCTTGGTTTGTTCAATCCAGATTTTGTATGGTGCTGTTGTTGACTGTAGCTCACAGCTGCCAGACGTCTAATAATATTCCCGCAGCCAGGCAATATTCCAACAGGCTTGTGTGAGCGTGATCTTAGCTCTACAACAATAAGCAGCCAGATACACACAAATACGTACTGACTTCAAGTTTATATCAAAACAAGTTTTATTGCATAAACACAGGTTTGATTATTTTTCATACCGATTAGATTACATGTCATTATTTGCATTATTTAACATCCATTTGAATAAACAATATTGCTGTTTtcattccttctctctgtctaagCAGCATGCCAAGGTTATATATATCTGTGTTTAGATTTCTCTTTATACAATCATGTAATAAACATGTTTCAACAAGTTTATGTCAGTTAAGGGGAGATTTACTTTGTTCTTGCAGGGAAATGGTATTATGGTGTAAACTTGGAGATATAAATATTTTGAAACCTCTCTTTACATCCCCTTTGCAAGGTTTAAAAAATATGACACAAATATTAAGACTATCTAGATTACATACTTAGAATATATGCTGGTGTCATAGGACCTGGCTAATAGACAAAAATGGTCCTTGGCaatcaaatataaatatattgtaAACGTATAGagaatttttttaaacaactggGTGCTTTGacataaaactacagaataCTACAGTATGTGTACATTCACTACTTCCGCTTATAGAATATGAGGCAGTGAATACATCAATATCTACTGTGACAGGAACACAACATTACAACTTATGTGGATATCCACCTTTTACAGTGAATCCTACAGTCACCAGTGTGGACGTACACGACACTGAGATGATGTGACCTTGTATTTGCATATTTATGAAACATATTCCTTTGTGCAGTCTGATTTGATTAATAGCTGGTATATACTGGCATGAGTAGTTATTTCAGTATAAATCTGAAAGTCAAATGTGACAGCCtgtcatacatacatacatacatttaagGCCGTGCCACTGGGAAAGGTTGAATAGATTTCCCCTTTCTTTCACAGTCTTGAAACGCAGTAGTAGAATATGCATACtgagtgtgtgactgttgtAACGTTTGATTTGGCCTCCATCTGTCCGTGGTGTCGGTTCACCCCGCCTACTGATCTGAGTCATCTGGATAGATACTTGTAAGAGACAAGAAGGGCTATGAGGTTGCTTACATCCATCCATGTCTATGAGCTTTAGTAAGATGAGTGAATATCAAGTAACTGAACTGGTGAAAGAACATTATGACTTCTTACTGAAATATCCATTTATTTCAAAGATAATACTTGGTGTAGTTCTCACTTGAGCCACTAGATGGCCTAGTTCaacaaaataaattatgttgcCAACATTCACAAATATCCCTGACATAGCTACCCTCACCCCAACTATGTATATATCAAATATGCAAcattgtaaatgtgtttttggtAAGATGAATATATGATCAGACTATACTGTTGTAAGTGGCAGTGTCAACTCTGTAAATAAATAGACTGACTTTTGTAAGTAGGTCTACCTTTGAACTGAACAAAAATGTTAGAAGAACAAAGATCTGTACGTGAAGGATACAAGCCTGTGTCTCAACACAGCATTTCGAACCAAGACCCTACTTTACCCAATCCCCTTACATgtccaaaacaacaacacacctCAACCATAGCCTGGTGTGTCTTCCACTCAATTTCAACTGCGTCTATACTTTGCCTCAGCTCACatagcacacacatgcagacaacaCTGCCCTACTGACGACATGAGACAAGAGTAACCGTATATAGCACACATTGTACATACAGAGTGTCTGTGTAAACGCGTTTGGACATTATCACAGACTGTAGTTGCACAAATATTACATATAGACATGTACAAAGTGAGTGAAATGTCTCTTTACTGGAGCACCAACGCTCTTAGTAACATGTTGGCTggaaatttaattttttattttattttaaggggggtggggagttGGTGGTGGGGCTATGCATTGGCCTGTGGTGTGTCAAACAAGGGTGAGGCCATTTTAAATACTGTACATGACAGAACAACAAATATAGAGATTTAAGTACCACAGACGACCTACAGTGCCCTCACTCAGTTAGTAGCAACAGTCCTTAAGTTTCAACTTAAAGGTTCAGAGCACCTGGTGCATGTTAAAAATGAAGGTGTCAATTAGAAAAATGTTAAAGGGTGGTCGTGGTATTGACTTCAGTACTCAAAGGAATCTTCTCATCCCTACATGATTATGAAAACAAAATACAGATCCATCAGATCCAGTTTATTAAAATAACCAGTGTCTTTGTTTTTTGACAGTTACTAAAATAATGGATTCTCTGCGTGCATGCCTTCCTTACATCCATTGCATTGTCTGTTAATAATAGGAATTCAAACAAATAATCATAAAAAAGTGATCGTAGATCACAGGTGTGTTTGGGAGGCTGGTCTGCTCCTGTTGTCTGCTGAGACAGCATGTGAGATCAtagctgccctccctcccccccacagtcCAGGCTCACAGTGTGGTTAGTTACTCCATGCCGTTCCGCAGCATCTGATTGGCTGCGATGAGCATGACACTGATGATAAAAGCCATGGCAAAGGCGCAGATCAGACTCTTCCTCACGCACGTCTGTCGGTTCTTCTTCTTAGGATGGactggagagaaaagagaagaggaggagagaaaacgaAATGATGAGAATTGGACTTCCCCCCCTGAGACTGCACCACAGACAACAAAGAAATGGGGGTTAGTAGGGGTTAGGATGGGTTAGGGTTTCCCCCAGACACCAGATAAATGAGGGgagggaagatggaggaggagggaggggggaggagagtggaaggaggagagaggaaggagaagggatgagggagaagggtgagggaggatagaggatgGAATGTGGGGGAGTGTAGTTGCCATGGCTCTGGCAGTTGGAGCAACAACACTGAAACCTTCCCTCTCAGCCTGCTCTTGTCTAAGTTGGTTACAATCACAAAGCAACGTCAGCAAGCTATGTCATGTCACTGTTATTGGGTCTGACAGACATTGGATCCAAGGGACAGGTGAGAGCAGGTAGGAGTGAAGGattaaggaggagaggaacagatgtaagagaggaggggttaACGTGCAGGTCAGAGGGTAGAGAGCGGGTGCTCAGGCGTGCAGCTGTTCTATTGTATTAACGTCCTAAACATCGCTGTTGTCTTTGAcacttctccttcccctctacGTTTCCAGTCATTGCTTATCTCCTTTAGGAGCCTTAATTCATGACTTTCAATCTCCTCACTGAAATATAAATCGGTGAGGTAAGTGGCACACTGATTATTTTCCATTTTTTCATTGACCATTTACCTCACTCTGCccatctctctgtgcctctatCCTATTTCCCTGCCacgcccccctccttccccttcccccagaTTTCCAATCGACCTCCTTTATCTTCGtttctatctcccccccccttttcctgtCATCATAATCTATCTTTGTCTCCCCCCTTCTTTCTACCTCCCCACCGCTCACCTCCTTCGTACTCAGGGCAGTTCTGGTTTTCGTTGaggctctcttcctctgtgatgATGATGTTCTCAATGTCCTTCATTGTCAGGTGGTCTCTGAAGGCGTGGAACAGAACTTGCTTCAGCTCATCTAGAGACAGCTGCTGCATGTCAAACTGCAAGGGCATGATCATAAACACACATCTCAGTTCCAGCATTGCAAAGAGATGATCAAAAAGATTGTATTGAAATCATTAGTTTCCTTGCAGATACAGATtcgattattttttatttttttttgggggggggggatcctgtatgtgtgtgtgtgagtgaagaaTTGATTTATGAGGCCTTGAGGAGAATGGGTCTTATCCGATCAATAGTGTGATTCTCTGGCATTTTCATCGGTTTCACTTTTGGGAGCTTTGGATTTCATTTCAGTCCTTCCCATCCTAAAACCCATGTCCTTCCAGGACACTCTCCTCTTTTCTGCCTGAAATGGACTGACTGTTTATCCTTAAAAACGGTGTGACCacttactaaccctaacccaaaggggggaggtaggaggagtgagagagcaaAACGGTTGAGTGGAACCGATACTTTAAAAGAAGGAAGAAAGGTAACGGTAGAAAGAGAAAGTGGCAGACGGTcttaaggacaggaggagggagaagagggaggaaagacagagatggaggaaagagaCACAAGGTTGTGTCGGTGAAAGAGAAAGGTTGACTTGATTGAACTGAGAGGCTAGTAATCCACGTGTGCGCAGCTGGTGATAACATCGGTCTCTCAAATGATTAAGCCAAAAACCAACACCGACTGGAGCGACTGTGTCAAGAATCGTTGAAAGGGTATTAACGGTTTTGGAACTAAGGCGACGCGGGGATCTGGGCACTTTGCAGGTGTGGAGAAGAAAAGTGGGCTTCTGTACGTGTCACTCCCAACCCTCACTGTGTACAGGAGATACTGTGACAGGGAGTATGTTCCCACAGGAGGGAAGTGGCAATGGAAAGATTTTTTCCCCCCTGACCTTCAGACAAATTCGCTTACTTCTCTTGGTGTgtcactctcacaaacacacacacacacacacatacagaggagatgctcctccctcctctgcttgctctctctccctctagaaGGCCAAGGTAAGATCAGATCAGTTGATGGATGATGTGGCGGTGGGAGACTTTGAGGCTGTTCTATTGTAGGCAGTGTTGGCCCATTGAGTGTGAGCTGTAATAGGGTTTGGGAACATGAAAGTGACACCAATAAAAGGTCGTAATAACATTCTAATCAGCCTTATCTAATATCCTTCCTGATATCCCATTATCCACATGGATAGCAATCGATACAATGTTCCCACCACATTCAATATTATATCTCAATGCCTACTCTTCCCACAATGTTGTATGAGGTTGATCTACCTaatacatgctcacacacacacacatgcacgcatatGCACGCACAAACATTTATTAAGAGCTTAAAAGCCTGTCTCATTATAACTGATTGAAAGGTAGTGCGTGATGTGTGCATTGAAAAGCAGGAAAGCTCTATTGATTCCAATCTTACTGAGCTCGTCACCTTTCCAGGTGATTTACACCTCAATTACCGAaacaacgtacacacacacacaccctgacacacggacacacacaccacaagatTAATACAAGAAGAAAGACATCAACCttagagggacacacacacacacacacacatacatagaacCAGGAGgaaggttacatttacatttaatcatttagcagacgcttttatccaaagcaactaaCAAGAGAGAGCTTGACAAAAAGtacataggtcaatgatcataaacaacgagatagccccaaaaacattgcaggtagccaaaacatgaagcaaacattgtgaaaagcaaataggtgccaatgggtagaaccagaagagcatgtagttaaacaaatttcAATTTAACAACACGATCCTCGAAAGTGCtggagtgtacctggaggaaagcaagcaacaataaggCAAGCCAAAGCAAATGTATCTCTGGTGGGTGCGTCTGTGATATCGAAGACCCAGATCAGATCACAGTGTGCAAACAGACCCCAGGTCAAGGATAACCAGTGCTCAGGTGAAGGTGGAAGCGATGAGTGGAGAGAGCCTAAGTCCACAGACTCAGACAGCAACATAACGACTTCATTCATCCCCAGAAGAATGGTCTGCCGCATGCCAGAGATTGTGTGTGGTGTCTCCGGACGGActgtgtgagtgacagctgAGGGCAGGGAGACTGAGCGGTTGTCTGTTCATTGTTGCCAGGGCTCTGTTCTCTGTGTGATGTCTGAGTAGGGGGAATAAAGCTACAATGCCTTCGCCTCTGTCTGAGGATAAACAACATGACATGGAAGGACAATGAGACTGTCTGTGATGCTTTTGTCTGTCTGGCCTGGAGAGTGCTGTGCCCAATCACATCCCAGGATCCTCTATGATACACCTGGAAATGTAAATAGGGGGTtggaatatcacacacacacatgtgcacacacacacacacaccgtatgaGGGAGTGATAGACAGGGCATGTGGAGATTACATCTGTCTGCCTTTGGTTGAccgtgtaatgtgtgtgtgtgcgtatgtttgcatgtgtgtgtgtgacgacaGCAGTGGCACATTAAAGGTGTCCAGACACATCAATCAGACACACATAGACGCATGACTCAATGTCCTTCCAAACATCTCCTCTCCGTCCTCTTAGGAGTCAGGACAGTATCTCCTTGCTCACAGCTGTGTTAACACTTCAAAACGTTTACAGAATGCTTACAGAACACATCTTCTGCAGTAATGGCTGTATGCAATGTCAGTTGGAGTTGAAAATGCTTGCAAGCTGTACTTATAAGTCTTTTGATTTGAAAGACCAAAGTTAAATGAGCTGATTATGTAGTTTTTATGCTAAAAGCACTAACGcattccatcacacacacaagcatgcacacacacacacacacacacacacaaacacacacaaacacacacacagatatgctgGAGTCCTTTTGCTGGTAAGGGAAGAGGGTTTCTCCCCCCCTTCATATTTACTAACTCTCAGCCGATATCTGGCATCCTTGGGTAATATCTGGCAGTCTGGGAATTAAAAAACAGATACTGCAGAACGACCGTGGGGTTCcgattgggagtcagatggctgagtggtgagggagtcgggctagtaatcagaaggttgccggatcgattccccgccgtgccacatgatgttgtgtccttgggcaaggcacttcaccctacttgcctcggggggaatgtccctgtacttactgtaagtcgctctggataagagcgtctgctaaatgactaaatgtaaatgtaatgtaaatgggTTCCATTGAATCTGTCAAGGCATCCAAGGAACATGGAGCTTGGGCCGAGGCCCGCAGTCAAAACTTTCCTAGATGGAACAAGGTACAATCTCACAAaagttcagaaacacacacacacacacacacaggcacatcttCATGTCTCCATACCTCCTACTGATGCCAATCAGTGAGCTGCTCAGCTGGTCTCATGATGTTATCGCAGTTCAGTGCCTATATGAGTCATCACCCCCCACCACAGCAAGGTATaattcccttcctccctctctatttacctcttccctctccctctccctctccctctccctctccctctccctctccctctccctctctctctttctctctttctctcgctttctcagttttgctctctgtctccttatttctccttctttcttttgcTCTTGCTTTTTTTATGACTCATTGTGTCTGTTACGGTGAACGTCTAAATCTCCACctagacacagactgtctgcGACCTTGATGAATCATTAAATCTtattccctttctttctccccgtCTTCAACTACTTCggttttgtttttgtctctgtcttcctcttctctctctctcactctctcgctgtctTCCATTTCCTCTCTTCCAAACAGTCTAACCTTCACTCCAGTGATTCACAGTCTTTAGTTAGTTAGTTTATTCAAAGTAAATTACGTAACGCTGACTAGCTCCGACGGGAAAACTACCAGGGGAACAATAATCTGTCCTGACAGGATTTCCAGAGTACACTGATTTACTCAatacaaaacaacacaaacaatccTAGTTTTGGTTCGAGGTACTGCCAACTACATTACTCCAACAAATAGTAAAAAATGGAATTCATCCATCAACAGAAGCTAGGCTAGTGCACACCAGCCATATGGACGTGAACAGAAGCTTACTCCAAGGCACTCGTTCAACCCCAAACAGATGCACTTCCCTGGAATATCTTTCTTCTGTGAAGGAGAGGTCTTTTGAAGCCGATACAAATGTCCCAAGAGCAGGCAtgcgcatacacgcacacacacacgcagacccacacacactcaatcctcAGCATGACACTCTATTAAAGCCCTGggcccccccaaaaatatgTTTCTGGATGAAGGGTGTAGGTAGGGGGtctgtgagtgcttgtgtgtgtttgtgtaggtgtacatgtgtgtgtttgtgccaatATGTGAAGAAAACAGGCTTTGAGTGAGCCTCTCAACGTGACCTGAATGCCGAATACTCTCAGAAGACATCCTGAGGAGAATAGGGAGAGGAGGTAGCAGAAATGGAAAGATGAAGAAGGAGATAAATGAGAGGTAGGAAGAGGAAACGGAGAGGAGCCAAGGAGAGACAacaaccaaagaagaagaagtgGGTAGGAGGCCAGCGTCCTGGCTCTAACCTGCCAGAAGATGTTGTCAATGGTGTTGCCCAGAAATCCTTCTCTGGTCTCAGAGGACAGTAATTTGGGTCCTAGTATCGTCATGAACTCCTCAAAGTCCACCTGGCCATCCCCTAtaggcacacagacaaacagataagGGGGGCTCACatagataaacagacagacatactgGTGCGCCCCGACAAACAggtttgtgtttcctgtgtggttCTGAACATTTTACAACTCATTTTTCTTCCGTGCAATGGATGTTCTACGCACATTATAAGTACTGATCATCTCATACAGagatgatgcgtgtgtgtgttttgtgtgtatatgtaagtgtgtgtgttgtgtgtatgtaagtgtgcatgtgtgggagaAGGAGACCGGGTCCTTGCCAACGCAAATGAGCCCCATGTAAATAGCTTATGTGTTTGATAAGAATGGAGAATGACTACAtaaacaaagacaaaggagGCAATCTTTactttcagtgtgtgtgattgtgtatacgcgtttgtttatgtgtgtgtgtgtgaatatgcttgtgtgtgtgtgtttgtgagtatgcTTGTGTGTCACCGTCCACCGCCTCACCGTCCATGTCCAGTCTTTGCATGATGATGGCCAGTTCTACCTCACTGGGCATGTACCCCAGAGAGCGCATGGCCATACCCAGCTCCTGCTTAGAAATGAAGCCATTACCATCGCGGTCCAACACCCGGAACGCCTCTCTGatctctgcagacacacacacacacagacac
Coding sequences within:
- the sdf2 gene encoding stromal cell-derived factor 2; the encoded protein is MDNCTGPSHFICIYILLYCICGLSFGTELSFVTCGSVVKLLNVKHNVRLHSHDVRYGSGSGQQSVTGVTTVEDSNSYWSVRGTIGAMCHRGIPVKCGQTIRLTHVNTGRNLHSHYFTSPLSSNQEVSAFGEDGEGDNLDEWTVQCGGSVWQREEAVRFLHAATETLLSVTGEQYGRPIHGQREVHAMAGSSQHSLWKAMEGIYMKPSESPLGSRDYSHPLHTEF
- the caln2 gene encoding calcium-binding protein 8, translated to MLKMGPERSVLVELPLQQVDVHSSPPRGLSEDEPRATGGDVMESHARASAEMSITVEYSPDGGKMPFHHVRAGLLYTGNYLSRSLSETSEAFQLTSISTEELGEIREAFRVLDRDGNGFISKQELGMAMRSLGYMPSEVELAIIMQRLDMDGDGQVDFEEFMTILGPKLLSSETREGFLGNTIDNIFWQFDMQQLSLDELKQVLFHAFRDHLTMKDIENIIITEEESLNENQNCPEYEGVHPKKKNRQTCVRKSLICAFAMAFIISVMLIAANQMLRNGME